The following are from one region of the Sorghum bicolor cultivar BTx623 chromosome 2, Sorghum_bicolor_NCBIv3, whole genome shotgun sequence genome:
- the LOC110433154 gene encoding manganese-dependent ADP-ribose/CDP-alcohol diphosphatase encodes MMAAANGIVVRASTKEPLFSFGVIADVQYADIPDGRSFLGVPRYYRHSISVLQRAVNRWNEQGSIKFSINFGDIIDGYCPKDKSLWAVQKVLDEFDKFDGPTYHMIGNHCLYNLPRSKLVSLLKISTDSDHAYYDFSPCPGFRIVVLDAYDFSCLGWPNDHPVTAAAMKLLDEKNPNTDKNSPDGLVGVDRRFVKFNGAVGKEQLSWLNGVLKDASTHHQNVIICSHLPMDPGASSPAALMWNYDEVMAIVHRYNCVKACFAGHDHKGGHSVDSHGVHHRTLEAALECPPGTSAFGHVEVYPDRLLLVGVDRMANTEIPF; translated from the coding sequence ATGATGGCTGCGGCTAATGGAATAGTAGTCCGTGCATCCACAAAGGAACCCTTGTTTTCCTTTGGTGTCATAGCTGATGTTCAGTATGCTGATATCCCAGATGGCCGCTCGTTCCTCGGTGTCCCACGATACTACCGCCACAGCATCAGCGTCCTCCAAAGGGCTGTCAACAGGTGGAACGAACAAGGCAGCATCAAGTTCTCGATCAATTTTGGCGACATCATTGATGGTTACTGCCCAAAGGATAAATCATTATGGGCGGTGCAGAAGGTCCTTGATGAATTTGACAAGTTTGATGGCCCAACATATCACATGATTGGCAACCACTGCCTGTACAACCTTCCGCGCAGCAAGCTGGTGTCTCTGCTTAAGATTTCAACAGATTCTGATCACGCTTATTATGACTTCTCGCCATGCCCCGGGTTCAGAATCGTTGTTCTAGATGCTTATGACTTCAGTTGCCTTGGCTGGCCCAATGATCATCCTGTGACTGCAGCAGCAATGAAGCTACTGGATGAGAAGAACCCAAACACTGACAAGAACAGCCCTGATGGTCTGGTCGGCGTCGACAGGCGGTTCGTGAAGTTCAATGGCGCAGTTGGCAAGGAGCAGCTGTCCTGGCTCAATGGTGTCCTTAAGGACGCATCGACGCACCATCAAAATGTCATCATATGCAGCCATCTCCCAATGGATCCCGGGGCATCTTCCCCTGCAGCTCTCATGTGGAACTACGATGAGGTGATGGCTATTGTTCACCGGTACAACTGTGTCAAGGCCTGCTTTGCCGGGCATGACCACAAGGGTGGCCACTCTGTGGACTCACACGGTGTGCACCACCGCACCCTCGAGGCTGCCTTGGAGTGTCCTCCTGGCACCAGCGCATTTGGTCATGTCGAAGTGTATCCTGACAGGCTGCTGCTTGTAGGTGTTGACAGAATGGCTAATACTGAGATCCCTTTCTAA